A genomic segment from Actinoplanes sichuanensis encodes:
- a CDS encoding CPBP family intramembrane glutamic endopeptidase, whose protein sequence is MTVEEQQQTTRPRYRAEIAIVLLLSLGQSAVYSVVSLTAKLTAEKPLAQQTTTLNPTVSPRIYLDLTYQMLGIFFALIPVALVFFLLAKDRIGPRELGIDYRRPGYDIGWGSALAAGIGLPGLLLVYAALQLGINAQIRPSGLEPYWWSVPVLVLSAIQNSVLEEVIVVGYLITRLRSLELPVAWIIAASAVLRGSYHLYQGFGGFIGNAIMGVVFALFFLRTKRLMPLIVAHSLLDIVAFVGYQLLPDSWLSWLSV, encoded by the coding sequence GTGACCGTGGAAGAACAGCAGCAGACCACCCGCCCGCGTTACCGGGCCGAGATCGCCATCGTGCTGTTGCTGTCGCTCGGACAGTCGGCCGTCTATTCCGTGGTGTCGCTGACCGCGAAACTCACCGCCGAGAAGCCCCTCGCGCAGCAGACCACCACGCTCAACCCGACCGTCTCACCGCGGATCTACCTCGACCTGACGTACCAGATGCTCGGGATCTTCTTCGCATTGATCCCGGTGGCCCTGGTCTTCTTCCTCCTCGCCAAGGACCGCATCGGACCCCGCGAACTCGGCATCGACTACCGGCGGCCCGGATATGACATCGGCTGGGGGTCCGCGCTGGCCGCCGGGATCGGGCTACCCGGGCTGCTGCTCGTCTACGCGGCGCTCCAGCTCGGCATCAACGCGCAGATCAGGCCGTCCGGGCTCGAACCGTACTGGTGGTCGGTGCCGGTGCTGGTCCTCTCCGCGATCCAGAACTCCGTCCTCGAAGAAGTGATCGTCGTCGGATACCTGATCACCCGGCTCCGGTCACTCGAGCTGCCGGTCGCCTGGATCATCGCGGCGTCCGCCGTCCTGCGCGGCTCTTACCACCTCTACCAGGGCTTCGGCGGCTTCATCGGCAACGCGATCATGGGCGTGGTCTTCGCGCTGTTCTTCCTGCGGACCAAGCGCCTCATGCCGTTGATCGTCGCCCATAGCCTGCTCGACATCGTCGCCTTCGTCGGCTATCAGCTGCTGCCCGACTCCTGGCTGAGCTGGCTCTCGGTGTAG
- a CDS encoding ISAs1 family transposase, which translates to MASSLITALTVTTPHTTAAPVPVTAGERNGLLEALAKIPDPRDPRGIRYPLSAVLAVAVCAVMAGASSFAAITDWLHDLEGHARTSLGFGDAVPVGTTMWRLLIRLDPTLLATVLAGWLHTRAQRPGSPSRRYRRVIALDGKTLRGARLGDGRQVHLLSALDTSTGLVIAQVTVDTKSNEITSFVPLLDAVETVLGTLAGVLFIADALHTQTGHADEVTARNAHLLVQVKGNQPTLFKQLKRLPWAQIPVGDRTRDRGHGRRETRTVKAVTVATPGGIAFPHAQQAVRITRTRIIAGRTSRETAYLTVSLPAGHATARDLQTWIRRHWHIENKIHHVRDVTFREDLHQARTGTGPAVIATLRNTAIGWHRITGATNIARATRQANRRSHDLIIAVTSSYPRTQ; encoded by the coding sequence ATGGCATCATCTCTCATCACGGCACTGACCGTCACGACACCCCACACCACCGCCGCACCGGTCCCGGTCACCGCCGGTGAACGCAACGGCCTGCTGGAAGCGTTGGCGAAGATTCCGGACCCGCGTGACCCGCGCGGAATCCGTTACCCGCTGTCCGCAGTCCTGGCTGTCGCGGTCTGCGCGGTCATGGCCGGTGCGTCCTCGTTCGCGGCGATCACCGACTGGCTCCATGACCTCGAAGGACATGCCCGGACCAGTCTCGGTTTCGGTGACGCCGTGCCGGTCGGCACGACGATGTGGCGATTGTTGATCCGTCTCGATCCGACCCTGCTGGCCACCGTTCTCGCCGGCTGGCTGCATACCCGCGCCCAGCGGCCGGGATCGCCGTCGCGCAGGTATCGCCGGGTGATCGCCCTGGACGGCAAGACGCTGCGCGGCGCCCGTCTGGGCGACGGCCGCCAGGTGCATCTGTTATCTGCTCTGGATACCTCCACCGGGCTGGTGATTGCCCAGGTCACGGTGGACACGAAGTCGAACGAGATCACGTCTTTCGTGCCGCTGCTCGACGCCGTCGAGACCGTGCTCGGCACCCTGGCCGGGGTGCTGTTCATCGCCGATGCCCTGCACACCCAGACCGGACACGCTGACGAGGTCACCGCCCGCAACGCACACCTGCTCGTCCAGGTGAAGGGCAACCAGCCGACCCTGTTCAAACAGCTCAAACGGCTTCCCTGGGCGCAGATACCGGTCGGTGACCGAACCCGCGACCGTGGTCACGGCCGCCGTGAGACCCGCACCGTCAAAGCCGTCACCGTCGCCACACCCGGCGGCATCGCCTTTCCACACGCGCAGCAGGCCGTCCGGATCACCCGAACCCGCATCATCGCAGGCCGGACCAGCCGCGAGACCGCCTACCTGACGGTATCGCTGCCCGCCGGCCACGCCACGGCCCGCGATCTGCAGACCTGGATCCGCCGGCACTGGCACATCGAAAACAAGATCCATCATGTCCGCGACGTCACGTTCCGTGAAGATCTGCACCAGGCCCGGACCGGCACCGGACCGGCTGTCATCGCGACCCTGCGTAACACCGCGATCGGCTGGCACCGGATCACCGGCGCCACCAACATCGCCCGCGCCACCCGCCAAGCAAACCGCCGATCACACGACCTAATTATCGCTGTGACCAGCAGCTACCCGAGAACGCAATGA
- a CDS encoding SMI1/KNR4 family protein: MKRLRSVGASWAMILAWFTQHAPNELTGFRSPSAQQDLRAVEETMGMPLPADQVEWWQLTDGTDEARFVRLIPLAYRPLSARDAVLFHRSMVSFAPEEPESSLHAAAPAGSPSEGVWLPQWLPIARDIGGGFLFLDLRRGPLFGCVGRHRKDEWRYEEPVWSSVAEMLADVADALTENTEIDWWHAGVDDDRLVWLMD; encoded by the coding sequence GTGAAGCGTTTGCGGAGCGTCGGCGCCTCCTGGGCGATGATACTGGCGTGGTTCACGCAGCACGCGCCGAACGAGCTCACTGGTTTTCGTTCCCCGTCTGCTCAGCAAGACCTTCGTGCTGTTGAGGAGACCATGGGCATGCCCTTGCCGGCCGATCAGGTGGAGTGGTGGCAGCTGACGGACGGAACCGACGAGGCCCGGTTCGTCCGTCTGATTCCACTGGCGTATCGACCGCTGTCCGCGCGGGACGCCGTGCTGTTCCATCGGAGCATGGTCAGCTTCGCGCCAGAGGAGCCGGAATCGTCCCTGCATGCAGCGGCACCAGCCGGATCACCCAGCGAAGGAGTGTGGCTACCGCAATGGCTGCCTATCGCCCGCGATATCGGGGGTGGCTTCCTATTCCTTGACCTGCGCCGAGGCCCGCTCTTCGGGTGCGTCGGCCGGCACCGGAAGGACGAGTGGCGATATGAGGAGCCAGTTTGGTCCAGCGTCGCGGAGATGCTGGCGGACGTCGCCGATGCTCTCACCGAGAACACCGAAATCGACTGGTGGCATGCTGGCGTAGACGATGATCGCCTAGTTTGGCTGATGGATTAG
- a CDS encoding phosphotransferase, with protein MRSDWTALPEAVTDEIAGRVGESDVIPAATGDHAEIAATVAGARGTVFVKAAHSDFGVRSLRYELRVSEAVSRSLSPAVEWHFEAAGWLVVGFEHCAGPHADLSPGSPDLDLLEETLTTLSRTPVPDMPLFSPKARLGFEQQAMAGDTLVHTDLGPANLIVTSHGLRIVDWAMATKAASWVELAMLMQWLISAGHTAEQAERWLTRFPAWRLTNPKILNQFATSNAEKWAAKSTGATADWIHNLAAWTSQWSTYRRQNHELRDARPGDT; from the coding sequence ATGCGCAGTGACTGGACCGCGTTACCCGAAGCCGTCACCGACGAGATAGCCGGCCGCGTCGGCGAATCTGATGTCATCCCCGCTGCGACCGGCGACCATGCGGAGATAGCCGCAACCGTCGCCGGGGCACGGGGGACGGTATTCGTCAAGGCGGCCCACAGTGATTTCGGGGTTCGGTCTCTGCGCTACGAGCTGCGGGTGAGTGAGGCCGTCAGCAGGTCTCTCTCACCCGCAGTCGAATGGCACTTCGAAGCAGCCGGCTGGCTGGTGGTTGGCTTCGAACACTGCGCAGGCCCACATGCCGACCTATCACCCGGCAGCCCGGACCTGGATCTCCTCGAGGAAACACTGACGACGCTCAGCCGAACGCCGGTACCCGACATGCCGTTGTTCAGCCCGAAAGCGAGACTGGGGTTCGAGCAACAGGCGATGGCCGGCGACACACTCGTACACACCGACCTCGGCCCGGCCAACCTCATCGTTACCTCACACGGCCTGCGGATCGTCGACTGGGCGATGGCGACCAAGGCCGCATCATGGGTCGAGCTGGCCATGCTCATGCAGTGGCTGATCAGTGCCGGGCACACCGCGGAACAGGCCGAACGGTGGCTGACCCGGTTTCCCGCATGGCGGCTGACCAACCCCAAGATCCTGAACCAATTCGCGACAAGCAACGCGGAGAAGTGGGCCGCCAAGTCGACCGGAGCAACCGCGGACTGGATCCACAACCTCGCGGCGTGGACGTCTCAGTGGTCGACGTACCGACGACAGAACCACGAGCTACGTGATGCCCGACCAGGTGACACCTGA
- a CDS encoding thiopeptide-type bacteriocin biosynthesis protein, whose protein sequence is MHTSPWQQANLQFSDPALAERIAVTHLCPILTTAEADQLISAWFIIRKGHQWRLRYLPTRPRDIHTNRVRDLLDDLCLQGHLSNVTAVIYEPETTAFGGQRAMRLAHRLWHLDSRHLLTRTATHPRCIRELSILLCTAIMRAASLDWYEQGDVWARVADHRNLANPSHIDALRDAVQQLLTVDPASLTHTDEAPLAEQRTWLDAFTTTGAALRRIHDSGQLRRGLREVLSHHVIFMWNRRGIPEHEQAALAATARDITFGSHTALTATAAG, encoded by the coding sequence GTGCACACTTCCCCGTGGCAGCAAGCCAACCTGCAATTCAGCGACCCGGCCCTCGCCGAGCGGATCGCAGTCACCCACCTGTGCCCCATCCTCACCACCGCGGAAGCCGACCAGCTGATCAGCGCTTGGTTCATCATCCGCAAAGGCCATCAATGGCGGCTGCGTTACCTGCCCACCCGGCCCCGAGACATCCACACCAACCGGGTCCGCGACCTCCTCGACGACCTGTGCCTTCAGGGTCATCTCAGCAACGTGACCGCGGTGATCTATGAACCGGAGACCACCGCCTTCGGCGGGCAACGCGCCATGCGCCTGGCGCACCGGCTCTGGCACCTTGACAGCCGCCATCTACTGACTCGAACGGCCACTCATCCGCGATGCATCCGCGAGCTGTCGATCCTGCTCTGCACCGCGATAATGCGTGCCGCCAGCCTCGACTGGTACGAACAAGGCGACGTCTGGGCCCGCGTCGCCGACCATCGGAACCTCGCCAACCCCTCCCACATCGACGCCCTCCGCGACGCCGTCCAACAGTTGCTCACCGTCGATCCGGCCAGCCTCACCCACACTGACGAAGCCCCGCTCGCCGAGCAAAGAACCTGGCTCGACGCCTTCACCACCACCGGCGCCGCGCTGCGGCGCATCCACGACAGCGGACAGCTGCGCCGCGGGCTCCGAGAAGTCCTCAGCCACCACGTGATCTTCATGTGGAACCGGCGCGGCATACCCGAACACGAACAAGCCGCCCTCGCCGCCACCGCCCGCGACATCACTTTCGGCTCCCACACCGCGCTCACCGCAACGGCGGCCGGCTGA
- a CDS encoding lanthionine synthetase C family protein, with protein MTTTVTAGKNVGATVAAIADQLRDPAVIGTSEDGRTHPQSLAGGAAGIALLHLERAVTGHGDEALAHRWIRTAAAGPVSTGAAANLFAGAPALAMLLHNAATNLGGYPRAVAALDEQTTILTRQRLAAAHARIAAGTPLTMREFDLIHGLTGLGVYHLRHHPDQPITLEVLSYLIRLTAGWSHKAGRPPWWLNAGLGGTPDDRFPRGHGNLGIAHGMSAVTALLALAVLAGQRPPGILDALARLCAWFDQHRQADDVTGTSWWPAYITDTPAAPAPHRPSWCYGTAGTARAQQLAGLALQDAVRSRRAEAAMVTALTDPHQQAQLLEPGLCHGKAGLLQAAWRTAASSTNPHLATQLITAIRGLADDLARQLAVAPPDAPELMDGTAGAALALHTAHTGSCLTNWDAYLLLA; from the coding sequence ATGACCACCACTGTTACCGCCGGGAAAAACGTCGGTGCCACCGTCGCCGCCATCGCCGACCAGCTGCGTGATCCCGCCGTCATCGGCACCTCCGAGGACGGCCGGACCCATCCGCAGTCGCTGGCCGGCGGTGCGGCCGGCATCGCCCTGCTGCACCTGGAACGGGCCGTGACCGGGCACGGCGACGAAGCTCTCGCCCACCGCTGGATCCGCACAGCAGCGGCAGGACCGGTCAGCACCGGCGCCGCCGCCAACCTGTTCGCCGGCGCGCCCGCCCTGGCCATGCTGCTGCACAACGCCGCCACCAACCTCGGCGGCTACCCACGGGCGGTAGCGGCTCTCGACGAGCAGACCACCATCCTGACCCGCCAACGGCTTGCCGCCGCTCACGCCCGCATCGCCGCCGGCACGCCGCTGACCATGCGCGAGTTCGACCTCATCCACGGACTGACAGGGCTCGGCGTCTACCACCTGCGCCACCATCCCGATCAGCCGATCACCCTCGAAGTCCTCAGCTACCTGATCCGGCTCACCGCAGGCTGGAGCCACAAGGCCGGGCGGCCGCCGTGGTGGCTCAACGCGGGCCTCGGCGGCACCCCAGACGATCGCTTCCCGCGCGGGCACGGCAACCTCGGCATCGCCCACGGCATGAGCGCCGTCACCGCGCTGCTCGCCTTGGCCGTACTCGCCGGGCAGCGGCCACCCGGCATCCTCGACGCGCTCGCCCGGCTCTGCGCCTGGTTCGACCAGCACCGCCAGGCTGATGACGTCACCGGCACCTCGTGGTGGCCCGCCTACATCACCGACACCCCGGCGGCGCCCGCACCGCACCGCCCGTCCTGGTGCTACGGCACGGCGGGTACCGCCCGCGCCCAGCAACTAGCCGGCCTCGCCCTCCAGGATGCCGTCCGATCCCGCCGCGCCGAGGCCGCGATGGTGACCGCCCTAACCGATCCACATCAACAGGCCCAGCTGCTCGAACCGGGCCTGTGCCACGGTAAGGCCGGTCTGCTGCAAGCCGCCTGGCGCACCGCCGCCTCCAGCACCAACCCGCACCTGGCCACCCAACTGATCACCGCCATCCGCGGGCTCGCGGACGACCTGGCCCGACAGCTGGCCGTCGCACCGCCGGACGCACCGGAACTGATGGACGGCACCGCCGGAGCAGCACTCGCCCTGCACACGGCCCACACCGGTAGCTGCCTCACCAACTGGGACGCGTACCTCCTGCTCGCCTAA
- a CDS encoding lantibiotic dehydratase, producing MYRSLNDALLLRAAVCTPEQADTWPDLTSPDAADSWPQWLSHTRQIPGFAAALQHASPDLARRVTAVLAGQATARDTRRVVLAVMRYLLRATTRATPYGLFAGIAAARVGASGDVRVGTAHRPVARIRMPWLAGVLTRLETDPTIRPHLWLRVNDLLVERGGELWLEHRASTSVTGAPQHVRVRATGAVRAAVTAAARPIRWTDLCAAVVTGCAAEPAAADRLITQLVQQHLLVTSLRPSMATTDPLAVLVTALQQLPAATPNPGQHTDSDGLRETLGRLAEQKHRHDTAANEVEAGAHRREIIATAATVDAEPAVGVDLRLNADVTVPPEVPAEACRAAAALTRLAVPALTGWAGWHRRFLERFGPYALVPVLDAVEPVLGLGYPAGFEGADPAPAPVVTDRDRALIALAQRAALTRQHEIVLDDRQLDALAPERPETVQNTTELTVRVHAHDLPDIREGRFTLSVVRVSRNAGTSTGRVMDLLDPADQGRMAAAYTAGTPPIVDRALIAQLAAPTRYAISMDVARAPLVLPFLIPVAECHTGDDPRRIPLDDIAVTADPARLYLISLSQRRPVQPVPMTAAAPDRQMLPVVRFLAEASTALATPCHPFEWGPAAHDLPFLPAVRYGRTVLSAARWRLTEDDLPTATASYDTWDHELSQWCETTGCPTAVSIGSGDQCLVIDLQLPAHRVLLRDYLTRHHVAVLRQAPDGAAWIGDRAHEIVIPLVTTTPPVPTPRLGAVVDVRRHGVLPGGPHTYLKVYASLDQQDRILTEHLPGLVDHVPGPWWFQRYHDPDPHLRLRLTDVDPARVHQWVRRLREQRLSGRAQVDTDFHEVSRFGGLDAYPAAEQVFAADSAAVQAQLTATARRDGPARQAMTAASMLDLATVLLDGPDNARHWLTEHVRTQRPAPARAVYDQAMQLAGPVRATLAAAPSGAAVLKCWQSRAAALAEYRKALHGAGIEAATLLPDLLHLHHTRVAGPDRAAEAVCLHLARAAALSWAARAGSRS from the coding sequence GTGTATCGAAGTCTGAACGACGCGCTGCTGCTCCGTGCGGCCGTCTGCACGCCGGAGCAGGCCGATACGTGGCCTGACCTGACCAGCCCGGACGCGGCCGATTCGTGGCCGCAGTGGCTGAGCCACACTCGGCAGATCCCCGGATTCGCAGCAGCCTTGCAACACGCAAGCCCGGACCTGGCCCGGCGGGTCACTGCCGTACTGGCTGGGCAGGCGACGGCCCGTGATACCCGCCGCGTGGTCCTTGCGGTGATGCGCTACCTGCTACGGGCGACGACCCGCGCCACCCCGTACGGATTGTTCGCCGGCATCGCCGCGGCCCGTGTCGGCGCTTCCGGGGACGTTCGGGTCGGCACCGCCCATCGGCCGGTGGCCCGGATCCGGATGCCCTGGCTCGCCGGTGTGCTGACACGGCTGGAGACCGACCCGACGATCCGGCCACACCTGTGGCTGCGGGTCAACGATCTGCTCGTCGAACGCGGCGGTGAACTGTGGCTGGAGCACCGTGCCAGCACGTCCGTGACCGGAGCACCGCAACATGTTCGGGTTCGCGCCACCGGCGCCGTCCGTGCTGCGGTTACCGCCGCGGCCCGGCCGATCCGGTGGACGGATCTGTGCGCCGCTGTCGTCACCGGGTGCGCCGCCGAACCGGCAGCCGCCGACCGATTGATCACCCAACTGGTGCAACAGCACCTGCTGGTGACCAGCCTCCGGCCGTCGATGGCAACCACCGACCCCCTCGCCGTCCTGGTCACCGCCCTGCAACAGCTTCCTGCCGCCACGCCCAACCCCGGACAGCACACGGACTCAGACGGTCTCCGGGAGACGCTGGGTCGGCTCGCCGAACAGAAGCACCGGCACGATACCGCCGCCAACGAGGTCGAGGCCGGAGCCCACCGACGCGAGATCATCGCGACGGCCGCGACGGTCGACGCCGAACCGGCGGTCGGCGTCGACCTGCGCCTGAACGCCGACGTCACCGTGCCACCGGAGGTGCCTGCCGAAGCGTGCCGGGCTGCGGCCGCGCTGACCCGGCTGGCTGTCCCGGCTCTGACGGGTTGGGCAGGCTGGCACCGCCGGTTCCTCGAACGCTTCGGCCCGTACGCGCTCGTTCCGGTGCTCGACGCCGTCGAGCCGGTTCTCGGACTCGGCTACCCGGCCGGCTTCGAGGGCGCCGACCCGGCACCTGCACCGGTAGTCACCGACCGGGACCGTGCGTTGATCGCACTGGCGCAGCGCGCCGCCCTGACCCGGCAGCACGAGATCGTCCTGGACGACCGGCAGTTGGACGCCTTGGCTCCCGAGCGGCCGGAGACGGTGCAGAACACCACCGAACTGACGGTGCGTGTCCACGCGCACGATCTACCCGATATCCGGGAAGGCCGGTTCACGCTGTCGGTGGTACGGGTATCCCGCAACGCGGGCACCAGCACCGGACGCGTCATGGACCTGCTGGATCCCGCCGATCAGGGCCGGATGGCAGCCGCGTACACCGCTGGCACGCCGCCGATCGTCGACAGGGCACTGATCGCGCAACTCGCGGCGCCGACCCGCTACGCGATCAGCATGGATGTGGCCCGCGCACCGCTGGTCCTGCCGTTCCTGATTCCCGTGGCCGAGTGCCACACCGGCGACGATCCGCGGCGGATTCCGCTGGACGACATCGCCGTCACCGCCGATCCGGCCCGGCTCTACCTGATCAGCCTGTCGCAGCGGCGGCCGGTGCAGCCTGTGCCGATGACAGCGGCCGCTCCGGACCGGCAGATGCTGCCCGTCGTGCGGTTCCTGGCGGAGGCATCGACCGCCCTGGCCACCCCGTGCCATCCGTTCGAGTGGGGCCCTGCAGCCCACGACCTGCCGTTCCTGCCTGCGGTGCGCTACGGCCGTACGGTGCTCAGCGCTGCCCGCTGGCGGCTGACCGAGGACGACCTGCCCACCGCCACTGCCAGCTACGACACATGGGACCACGAACTCTCACAATGGTGTGAGACCACCGGCTGCCCAACGGCAGTGTCGATCGGCAGCGGCGACCAGTGCCTGGTCATCGACCTGCAACTGCCCGCTCACCGGGTGCTGCTGCGCGACTACCTCACCCGCCACCACGTCGCCGTGCTACGCCAAGCACCCGACGGTGCCGCCTGGATCGGTGACCGGGCCCACGAGATCGTCATCCCACTGGTCACGACGACACCGCCCGTACCGACGCCACGCCTCGGAGCGGTCGTCGACGTTCGCCGCCACGGCGTGCTGCCCGGCGGCCCCCACACCTACCTGAAGGTGTACGCCAGCCTCGATCAGCAGGACCGGATCCTCACCGAGCATCTGCCCGGTCTCGTCGACCATGTCCCAGGGCCGTGGTGGTTCCAGCGGTACCATGATCCCGATCCTCACCTGCGGTTACGTCTCACCGACGTCGACCCGGCGCGTGTGCACCAGTGGGTGCGGCGGCTACGCGAGCAGCGGCTGAGCGGCCGAGCGCAGGTCGACACCGACTTCCACGAGGTGAGCCGCTTCGGCGGCCTCGACGCCTACCCAGCGGCGGAGCAGGTCTTCGCCGCAGACTCCGCCGCAGTGCAGGCACAACTGACCGCCACCGCCCGGCGGGACGGGCCGGCACGGCAGGCGATGACCGCGGCCAGCATGCTCGACCTCGCCACCGTGCTGCTCGACGGCCCAGACAACGCCCGGCACTGGCTGACCGAGCATGTCCGTACCCAGCGACCGGCGCCAGCCCGCGCCGTCTACGACCAGGCCATGCAGCTCGCCGGCCCGGTACGAGCCACGCTGGCCGCGGCCCCGTCCGGCGCGGCGGTTCTGAAGTGCTGGCAGTCGCGGGCAGCCGCACTGGCCGAGTACCGCAAGGCCCTGCACGGTGCCGGCATCGAAGCGGCCACTCTGCTTCCCGACCTGCTGCACCTGCATCACACCCGCGTCGCCGGCCCCGACCGGGCCGCGGAAGCCGTCTGTCTGCACCTGGCTCGCGCCGCCGCGCTGAGTTGGGCCGCCCGCGCCGGGAGTCGGTCATGA
- a CDS encoding FxLD family lanthipeptide, producing MTAPTVERSTVAPAAETPLADTGIEDLDITFIEAGDTVDHIIKMTNDGCGSTCQSACTSC from the coding sequence ATGACGGCACCCACCGTGGAGCGCAGCACCGTTGCCCCGGCGGCCGAGACCCCGCTGGCAGACACCGGCATCGAGGACCTGGACATCACGTTCATCGAGGCCGGCGACACCGTCGACCACATCATCAAGATGACCAACGACGGCTGCGGCAGTACCTGTCAGTCCGCCTGCACCAGCTGCTGA
- the fxlM gene encoding methyltransferase, FxLD system: MTVTHENDPAALRTAMVDSLREQGLLSSAPVVAALSTVPRHVFAPHEKDLTRVYDTDATLEAVLFADGTESSVVSAPHIQAIMLEMAGIEPGMSVLEIGSGGYNAALIAEIVGPGGHVTTVDIDPGVVQRAKQCLARAGYERVSVVQADAEHGVDEHAPYDRIMVTVGAWDIPESWLEQLTDSGRIVVPLRFAGITRLIAFDRTGQNLTAGSYRLGAFVPMQGDGAVSEDLVRVTEDIGLRLESGQKHDFDVAMLREALHTPAVELWAGTAFDMPDELALFQLTTGGSGMVMMHAAQKAVDDGVVDPAVRHGIPALVRGGSFAYRIKRANDTFTSGYEAGVRAHGSDAETVGRQLLTLIQDWGTDHFRRGAANIVYYPTSSDISDLTGWRSTKRHGMLAISWP; the protein is encoded by the coding sequence ATGACGGTTACCCACGAGAACGATCCCGCTGCGCTACGCACCGCCATGGTCGACTCGCTGCGGGAGCAGGGCCTCCTGAGTTCCGCACCGGTGGTGGCCGCTTTGTCAACGGTGCCTCGGCACGTGTTCGCGCCGCACGAGAAGGACCTGACGCGGGTGTACGACACCGACGCGACCCTTGAGGCGGTGCTGTTTGCCGACGGCACCGAGTCCAGCGTCGTGTCGGCACCGCACATCCAGGCGATCATGCTGGAGATGGCCGGCATCGAGCCGGGCATGAGCGTTCTGGAGATCGGCTCCGGGGGTTACAACGCGGCGTTGATCGCGGAGATCGTCGGACCGGGCGGGCACGTGACGACCGTCGACATCGACCCAGGCGTGGTGCAGCGGGCGAAGCAATGCCTCGCGCGGGCCGGCTACGAGCGGGTCAGCGTCGTGCAAGCCGACGCCGAGCATGGCGTCGACGAGCATGCCCCGTACGACCGGATCATGGTGACGGTAGGCGCCTGGGACATCCCCGAGTCGTGGCTGGAGCAACTCACCGACAGCGGCCGGATCGTCGTTCCGCTCAGGTTCGCGGGCATCACCCGGCTGATCGCGTTCGACCGCACCGGCCAGAACCTGACCGCCGGCAGCTACCGTCTCGGCGCTTTCGTGCCGATGCAGGGTGACGGAGCGGTCAGCGAGGACCTGGTACGCGTCACCGAAGACATCGGCCTGCGCCTCGAATCTGGGCAGAAGCACGACTTCGACGTGGCGATGTTGCGCGAGGCGTTGCACACCCCGGCCGTTGAACTCTGGGCCGGTACTGCTTTCGACATGCCCGACGAGCTCGCCCTGTTCCAGCTGACCACCGGCGGGTCCGGAATGGTGATGATGCACGCCGCGCAGAAGGCCGTCGACGACGGTGTGGTCGACCCCGCGGTGCGGCACGGCATTCCCGCTCTCGTGCGGGGCGGCAGCTTCGCGTACCGGATCAAACGCGCCAACGACACGTTCACCAGCGGATACGAAGCCGGCGTACGCGCCCACGGATCCGACGCCGAGACGGTCGGCCGGCAGCTGCTCACCCTGATCCAGGACTGGGGCACCGATCACTTCCGCCGCGGCGCCGCCAACATCGTCTACTACCCGACCAGCAGCGACATCAGCGACCTGACCGGCTGGCGGTCCACGAAACGTCACGGAATGCTCGCGATCAGCTGGCCCTAG
- a CDS encoding creatininase family protein, producing the protein MDLIPLTTTADVRERRPAIAVLPIGSFEQHGPYLPLATDTIVPVAIANRLAAVYNVLVLPPITMSCSQEHAAWPGTVSLTHTTVTAIIEDVVESLSRQGIRKLAIVNGHGGNYFLSNVVQTANTAHAKSMTLFPSHGEWRTARKAAGLVTDDHEDMHAGELELSILSAVLPAAVRNGASSLDHAADDRPFLLVDGMAAYTEHGVIGRPSEGTAAKGEAVLDSLVKSFADHLQALGV; encoded by the coding sequence ATGGACTTGATCCCATTGACCACCACGGCGGACGTTCGTGAGCGGCGTCCGGCCATCGCGGTACTGCCTATCGGTAGTTTCGAGCAGCACGGCCCGTACCTGCCGCTCGCGACGGACACCATCGTGCCCGTGGCGATCGCGAACCGTCTCGCGGCGGTGTACAACGTCCTGGTCCTGCCGCCGATAACGATGTCCTGCTCTCAGGAACATGCTGCGTGGCCCGGGACCGTGAGCCTGACCCACACGACGGTAACGGCGATCATCGAGGATGTCGTGGAATCGCTGTCCAGGCAGGGCATCCGGAAGCTGGCCATCGTCAACGGGCACGGCGGCAACTACTTCCTCAGCAACGTCGTCCAGACGGCGAACACGGCTCACGCTAAGTCAATGACGCTGTTTCCGTCGCACGGCGAGTGGAGGACAGCGCGCAAGGCAGCCGGCCTGGTCACCGATGACCATGAGGACATGCACGCTGGCGAGCTCGAGTTGTCGATACTGTCCGCGGTCCTTCCCGCAGCCGTGCGCAACGGTGCGTCATCACTGGATCATGCCGCTGACGACCGGCCGTTCCTCCTGGTCGACGGCATGGCCGCGTACACCGAGCACGGTGTGATCGGTCGCCCTTCGGAGGGCACAGCGGCCAAGGGTGAGGCTGTCCTGGACAGCCTGGTCAAGTCATTCGCCGATCATCTTCAGGCACTTGGCGTGTAG